One genomic window of Glycine max cultivar Williams 82 chromosome 16, Glycine_max_v4.0, whole genome shotgun sequence includes the following:
- the LOC102660062 gene encoding uncharacterized protein, with protein sequence MPLYSKFLKDMLTKKSKYIHNDKIVVEGNCSAVIQRILPPKYKDLGSVTIPCSIGAVSVGKTLIDLGASINLMPLSMCRRIRELEIMPTRMTLQLADRSITRPYGVIEDVLVKV encoded by the coding sequence ATGCCACTTTACTCAAAGTTTCTGAAGGATATGCTAACCAAGAAGAGCAAATATATCCATAATGATAAaattgtggtggaaggaaactgCAGTGCTGTGATTCAAAGAATCCTTCCACCCAAATACAAGGATCTAGGGAGTGTCACAATCCCTTGCTCTATTGGTGCAGTGTCAGTTGGAAAAACTCTCATTGATTTAGGGGCTAGCATAAATTTGatgcctctctccatgtgcagGAGAATTAGAGAGTTGGAGATTATGCCAACAAGAATGACATTGCAGCTGGCAGATCGTTCTATAACAAGGCCGTATGGTGTGATTGAAGATGTTCTAGTCAAGGTGTAG